A region from the Lentisphaera profundi genome encodes:
- a CDS encoding DUF1737 domain-containing protein — translation MRVTVKDYKVVFNVEGEAFDTLVTECLNDGWELYGNPWAHQEAGNPIVTLYQPIFRDTAVIIESDDIPEE, via the coding sequence ATGCGCGTAACAGTAAAAGACTATAAAGTAGTATTTAACGTTGAAGGCGAAGCTTTCGATACTCTAGTAACTGAATGTCTTAATGATGGCTGGGAATTATATGGCAATCCTTGGGCACACCAAGAAGCCGGAAACCCCATCGTTACACTTTACCAACCTATCTTTAGAGACACTGCTGTCATCATTGAAAGCGATGATATCCCTGAAGAGTAA
- a CDS encoding serine/threonine-protein kinase: MLNFLKNIFKQKPKEELLLGDLCSFCESPLPVESKFNIFKCKSCNTLNFKEFNIGEIRLEEFISYGGSGAVFRSGDKAIKLVDKRNAVALAELENEYQVFVALKEVSDHLLTLEAFFENDEYAGLVTPYEEGGDLADFIESNGVMDFRKGLELILQVTDAVQCLYKNGFLYPDIKPQNILISKEGRIRVCDYGHVSSLSEVKGIEEDVSGTAGFISPERLTGEKEDCRSSMYSIGLLIHYIFTGRKLYSGEDGQETAEKHVNNNAASLMNSELKHLPRNFVKLVERLTNKNRDLRLSSFPEFKGMIRKQLTSIPG; the protein is encoded by the coding sequence ATGCTGAATTTTTTAAAAAACATATTCAAACAAAAACCAAAAGAAGAGCTTCTTCTTGGTGACTTATGTAGTTTTTGTGAGAGTCCTTTACCTGTAGAAAGTAAATTTAATATATTTAAATGTAAATCCTGCAATACTTTGAACTTCAAAGAGTTCAATATTGGTGAAATTCGCTTAGAAGAATTCATTTCGTATGGAGGTTCAGGAGCCGTTTTTAGATCAGGTGACAAAGCTATTAAATTAGTTGATAAAAGGAATGCTGTTGCCTTAGCTGAGTTAGAAAATGAGTATCAAGTTTTTGTCGCTCTTAAAGAAGTAAGTGATCACCTATTAACTCTAGAAGCCTTTTTTGAGAATGATGAATATGCAGGCTTAGTAACACCTTATGAAGAGGGTGGTGACTTAGCTGATTTTATTGAGTCGAATGGGGTTATGGATTTTCGAAAAGGCTTAGAGTTAATCCTCCAAGTAACTGACGCCGTCCAATGTCTTTATAAAAATGGTTTTTTATATCCAGATATAAAACCCCAAAATATATTGATTTCAAAAGAAGGGCGAATTCGTGTCTGTGATTATGGGCATGTATCTAGTTTAAGCGAAGTGAAAGGTATAGAAGAGGACGTGTCTGGCACAGCAGGTTTTATTTCTCCTGAGAGGTTGACTGGAGAAAAGGAGGATTGTAGAAGTTCGATGTATAGTATAGGTCTACTCATTCATTATATTTTCACAGGTCGTAAACTATATAGTGGAGAAGATGGTCAAGAGACAGCAGAAAAGCATGTTAATAATAATGCGGCATCCTTGATGAATAGTGAACTTAAACACTTACCGAGAAACTTCGTTAAACTCGTCGAACGATTAACTAATAAAAATCGGGACTTACGCTTAAGTTCATTCCCTGAGTTTAAGGGAATGATTCGCAAACAATTAACGTCTATTCCTGGTTAA
- a CDS encoding SRPBCC domain-containing protein codes for MQYEYISFIAAEVEQIWPYFAKQQLFAQFQIAPLNSFDFQEGKGFSLGTSEIHILNAKFKKINVNKLIEIELNYAETNSTVVVKIIFYPLGKMSSLSIIIDDIKDNDPVIDVSKNHWPGSISQLKTLIETGKGLPWPN; via the coding sequence ATGCAATATGAATATATAAGTTTTATAGCAGCCGAAGTAGAACAGATCTGGCCATACTTTGCCAAGCAACAACTCTTCGCTCAATTCCAAATCGCTCCTTTGAACTCCTTTGACTTCCAAGAAGGCAAAGGCTTTTCTTTAGGCACGTCGGAAATCCATATTTTGAATGCTAAATTCAAAAAAATAAATGTGAATAAGCTGATCGAGATTGAATTAAACTACGCGGAAACCAACTCAACAGTCGTGGTCAAAATTATTTTTTATCCCTTGGGAAAAATGTCTTCTTTGAGTATCATCATTGACGATATCAAAGATAATGATCCCGTTATAGATGTCAGTAAAAACCATTGGCCAGGCTCCATATCACAACTAAAAACCTTAATCGAGACAGGAAAGGGACTACCTTGGCCTAATTAA